The genomic stretch CCGTCCAGCGCGCTCCACGTCATTGCGAGCGAAGCGAAGCAATCCATCTCACAGCGTAAAGAAAGAATGGATTGCTTCGTCGCTTCGCTCCTCGCAATGACGGCCGTTACGCGCGCCGCGCAAGCCCGCCGCGGTCAAGCAGCATCGCCCGCACCGCGTTGAGATCGGACAGCACTGCAACGCATCGCGCCCGCGACTCCTCGGTCGGCGGCACCATGTCGGGCACCATGATGGTGATGGCGCCGGCGGCGTGCGCGGCGGTCACGCCGTGATTGGAATCTTCCACGGCGACGCAAAGTTCCGGCTTCACGCCAAGTCGTGCCGCCGCCAGCAGATACAGATCGGGGCTTGGCTTGCCGCGCGTGACGTCGTCACGGGTCAGGATGGTGTCGAAGCGCGACCGGATTCCGGCAAGCGTCAGGTGCTCGTGGGCGGTGCGTCGCGACGACGAAGTTACGATCGCAAAAGGACATTCGATCGCCTGCAGCGCATCGAGCAGCTCGATCTTGCCATGCTTGAGCGGCAGGCCGGCGCCGATGAATTCATCCCGCCTGGCGACGAAGGCTTTGGTGATTTCGGCGAGCGGAAAGTCGTCGCCGTAACGATCGATCAACAGGCGTTCGCAGTCGGGGCCGGGAAGTCCGACCATGGCGCGGCACAGCGGAGCGACGTCATCGGTGAAGCCGCAGGTATTCAGCGCCGCGATCAGGCTTTCGAAATAGACTTTTTCGGTGTCGAGCAGGGTGCCGTCCATGTCGAGCAGGACGGCACGGATGTTCCATCGGCCGGTCACGTCGAAGCCGCTTCTGCCGCCTGCTTCGCCTTCTGGCGCAGGCAATCCGCGCACAGGCAGTCGCTGCCGTCGAACGGCATCGGCAGCAGAAAGGTCTCCTCCGCGCACCAGCACGGACCCGACGGGTTGCAGGTGAATTCGGTGCCGCAGCCGGCGCAGGCGAGGCGGCGCGAGGGCGAATTTTCTAACCGATTTGTCATGAATCTGGGCCGCGTCCCGCTGCGGAATTAATCTCAGGTTCATTTCGAAGCGCGTTATACTGCGCGTCAATATACGCCCGGGAATGGTTCAAGGGAAATCCGATGGCCCGCGATTCGCAAGCCGCGCTCGTTGCGCTCAATCGCTTCGGTTTCGGTGCCCGCGGCGGCGCGTCGGGCGATTTCGTCAACGCCGCCTCCGATCCGCGCGGCTTCGTCAAGGCCGAACTCTCCCGCCCCAACGGCGTGCTGCTCGAAGTGCCCGGCCTATCGTCGACCCCAGCGCTGGGCAAGGCGGTGTTCGACTATCAGTTCGAGATCAAGCAGGCCCGCGACGCGGCGTCGAAGTCGGGCGCGCCGGCAACCGCGACCGAAGGCCCGCCACAGCAAGCATCGCCGGATGCGCGCGTGCAGCGGCGAAACCTTTCGCTCTCCAGCATCGCCAAGGACATCACGGCCAAAGAACCGGCTAAAGAATCTGCCAAAGAAATGGCAATGCAGACCGCCGAGAACGGCAGCGCCAGTGCCACGATGGCGCCGGCCGAGACGATGCAGCCTGCCGCGGCAAAACCGCCGCCGCAGCCGCTCAACATCATCCAGAAGACGTTTCGCGCCGAGGCGCTGGCGCGGCTGCAGCGCGCGACGATCGCCGATTGCGGATTCGCCGAGCGGCTGGTGGTGTTCTGGTCCAATCATTTCTGCATCTCCGCCAACAAGGGCCCGCTGGCGCGGATGTGGGCGGGCTCGTTCGAACGCGAGGCGATCCGGCCGCATGTGCTCGGGCGCTTCGTCGACATGCTGCAGGCGGTCGAGCAGCATCCGGCGATGCTGTTCTTCCTCGACAACCAGCAATCGCTCGGTCCGGATTCGCGCGCCGGGGTCAACCGCAACCGCGGCCTGAACGAAAATCTCGCGCGCGAGATCATGGAGCTACATACGCTCGGCGTCGGCGGCGGCTATTCGCAGGACGACGTCACGTCGCTGGCGCGCATCATCACCG from Bradyrhizobium sp. Ash2021 encodes the following:
- a CDS encoding HAD family phosphatase, producing the protein MTGRWNIRAVLLDMDGTLLDTEKVYFESLIAALNTCGFTDDVAPLCRAMVGLPGPDCERLLIDRYGDDFPLAEITKAFVARRDEFIGAGLPLKHGKIELLDALQAIECPFAIVTSSSRRTAHEHLTLAGIRSRFDTILTRDDVTRGKPSPDLYLLAAARLGVKPELCVAVEDSNHGVTAAHAAGAITIMVPDMVPPTEESRARCVAVLSDLNAVRAMLLDRGGLARRA
- a CDS encoding DUF1800 family protein, coding for MARDSQAALVALNRFGFGARGGASGDFVNAASDPRGFVKAELSRPNGVLLEVPGLSSTPALGKAVFDYQFEIKQARDAASKSGAPATATEGPPQQASPDARVQRRNLSLSSIAKDITAKEPAKESAKEMAMQTAENGSASATMAPAETMQPAAAKPPPQPLNIIQKTFRAEALARLQRATIADCGFAERLVVFWSNHFCISANKGPLARMWAGSFEREAIRPHVLGRFVDMLQAVEQHPAMLFFLDNQQSLGPDSRAGVNRNRGLNENLAREIMELHTLGVGGGYSQDDVTSLARIITGWTYAGRQGQLGTPGTFVFNANAHQPGAQRVMGKIYEANGVAQGEAVLADIARHPSTAKFVATKFARHFTADEPPPSLVARLQDVFTKSDGDLKALATGLVDSDEAWQAPLTKLRSPYEFLVASGRLLARNPEDAGRYLNGLNVLGQPLWSPAGPNGFPDTNAAWAAPEGIKLRLDISAQIASNLADRIDPRDLLELVAADAASPETRRTIERAESRQQALALLLMSPEFQRR